ATTGAAGACacgcacaagacaaacacattcatacttatggaggggccccattaattCTAGGGGCCACTACAGGTTTCTCATAGGCTGCAAggatggcggccattttgcttggttgctggataatccctttaagtgagttcatgcacagatttttttttttatgccgttTTATGAGCCAAACGCCACAAAAGGATCAAAGGAAAGGGGGATGGATGTAAAAGAAGGGACTCCGACGTCTTCTTCTGGATCCACTTCTACTTTCGGCTTAaactgcaatttaaaaaaaaaaaaatacctgtgcGAATGCCTCGTTATGCGCTTCCTTCGCACACAGGCTCCGCCTCTTGAAACATTTGGCACACCTTCTGATTGGGTACCAAATCAAAAATTTACCACAGCTGTGAGATGGCGCAGACTTCAGCTAGACGTTATGCCCGTCCCTGGCGATTCCTTCACACGCCGGATGTGCCTTGTACGGGCTGGTAGGACAGAAGACTGGCACCGCCCACGTGACTATTGAGCAATGTTATTGGATGTCCTTAGAATAACTTTGAATTTCTTAATATGAGACTTGCAAAGGGGCCGTCCTTAATCAGAGGTAGCGGCCGCACCCGCCCTAGAGGGGACTGTGTGGATGGCGCAACCGTACCCCTCATTAAACCGGGTGCCTTGACTTTGACATGCCATCAGCTCATAAGGAGTCTCCCTATAATAAACTCATCCCGATGTCCTGCAATGCCAACCTGCTGCCCGAACAGACCGTGGCATGTAGACACTCTAGCGCCATCGGAGGCCAAACCACCGGCTGTGACATTTGTGGAAACAGACGGGAGCACTTGGACAAAATGAGCCAACTTACATTCAACCAATCAGCTAAAGGAGGACCTAAGCTGGTCAAATTGATGGCGGGAGTGGGAAGGTGTTCTGCACGTCATCAGCAGGTAAGAGGAGGAGCCTCTACTCATCTCCAACTTTTGAGATCTTGACCCCACCTCCTCCCAGCAACAACCAATCCCGTTCCTGAAACCTTTCAAAAttaggaggggggggaggggcaggtgtTCACCCATTAATTTCCATGCAGTCCCAGCCTCCTTCCCTATGTATCTCAAGGGCCCCCAAAGACCCCTCTGCCACAAAAGACGACACCAATGTTATAAATGGCGCCTGGCAGCTGAgggcccggttacaggttttACACAGGGCCCCCGGAGATTTGTATTACGTCTCTGCACAACCTAATAGACAATCCGTAGATTTATGTGCTACATGTCATGTGACTGCGCACAATCCTGACCATAAGACGAGGAGTGAATGTCCTCATTGTACAAGACCTGGAAGGGGGAATGGCAGAATGTGACCTATTTCTACTAATGTATGCTGTAGAACTGTGAGCTATTGTTTTGTTTTATCAGCCATGTCGTTGCGTCCTTATTGTAGTTTTATTCAGTGGGATTTCTGGGGTCtcggaaaatggtttctctcatATGAGAAAAATTTCAACTCCAATCCTCCCAGCTCCTAAcaaactctaaaggcccatttacacgggacgagtgtcgggcgtccccgtacatactggctgcggtgctgctgcacgggagctggtATCGCTGGGTCACattggggcggctgcaggagatttctctattcgctcccccatccctctccattgacttaacatagcggccgttcagtactgatggccgctatttacactgagcaatcagctcatcctCTAATGTTTATACAGCATGAAATCCtaaatgatcgttcagtgtaactagctgccattcagtactgaacagccgctgtgttgcgtcaatggagagggacggggagAGATCATCTGCAGCCTCCCTACTGTAAGCCAGCAATAGTAGCAggagcacaagagcgagtatgagTATCGGGCACagtttgcctgacacttgtcctgtctaaatgggccttaagtatatACAGTCATTGTTAATTGATAGTAACATCCCTCTGCTAGGAATATATATCTCTACTCAtctctcccctagaagttgtcggaaggATGAAACTTTCTGTGGTtgcaatgttgatataagtaagggcccatttacacggaaacatgatcgctcaaatggcagtttgagtggcagttttgagtttactttgcataagctcttattagcgtgtaaatgaaggcagccgcagtatgcagaagacagcaggagcgctgtcatctgcatacagctgccttgttctcagagctatcagtTGGTATTCCGCTGAGCTGATGGCTCTGAGAacagcaggagtgctgacagttgctttgttctctgagctttcgCTGAGAGCTCCAAGCGGTGATACCAGCTGAAATAaaagtatcagcggtatcccgctgagaacacgGTGCTGATGAgccatcgctgacttttagcttggtCAGCGATGAACAAATAGTACACAAGAAGTGCAtgatggctgtgcatttagacacgattatcactccaaagatggcttttgagcacattttgagtgatgattgtctaaatgggccttaagtgattacaatatcagagcaaaatgatcatttattgtggagaactgaccctcttagggaggctctagtaccctgttgtaccagccctagtgcagcgtcccataggatgaccccagacacatggcatgcGCTGAGGAGTTGAGAGGGCAAGAcactggcttgtcacggcagcacttgcCATGCTCCCCCCgggagggacacacacagccaaggccagggcagcgctgggcctcttcctaggatagggatgcccaataggtGGAAGAACAGGGAAATCGTtcgtcatgggtgacgccatcgttccggTTACccacctcaggtccctgggaacggtcagagcctggaataaactttacttggcaaACTTCAACAATACAAGGCATGATTTAGAGCAATAACAGTGCAGAAAATTAATAGACTTGATcaggagtacctccacacggtaaTTCAGACTTTGGAACACCCTGCATAAACGATTACttaggagtacctccacctggtgatccagacttcagggtGGCCGGTTGTGAAAGACAAATTGGGTGTACCTCTATGTGGTGATTCCCTAGATCCGGACGGCcactatgagaggaacacatgtggctgcaggatgtcctgaacatatcgctgtgctgtcattgtcccttctaCCACTGCTAGGGGGGACCGACTCTCTTATGCAAATGACTGATTTTTAAGCAAAATGACAACTACTTCTGGGGtggattttttttgacagtgGATATACATGCCAATACTGACAagctcctgagtatatacagtacatgccagtatattatacctgtgtgatggGTTATTATTGTTCAGTACAACTGCAACTTTAAATGACACAACTTTGCAAATGTCTTGATCTCCTCACATTCTTATTTCTACAGCTTCTATGCTATGCAAACctatgtctccatggtaacagactacaaaccaaCCCAGCGTAGTCATATTCCATTCATCTTTCTCTCACTTCTAAGTAACCTCTATTCTATAGGGTACAGATGTAGGGAGTTTGATTCAGGATCAAGCTACAGAGTGTTGGtcgtctgtaaccatggagacacatagctctgcataggagctgtaaacACAAATCTGTATGAAAGCTGGAAAGCCTCAGATTTCCTAACCTCAAATGTGAATAACAATTTCTTCATTCCAGGCATTGGCTTGTTGTAAAGGAAGACAAAGTTCACGTAACGGCGCGGCAAGAGCCACGAATGGTGCTAATTACGGCAACTTGTGACGGAGGCAACTTAACCCTCGCTGCCCCAGAAATGAATGATCTCAAAATACCGCTGACTCTTCCTAAAACAAATGCTGTTTTTGCATGCAAGTATGTGATACAAAGACACGGGGAGACCCCGGTTGGTTACACCAAACCTAGAGCTAGGGCAGGATCCTCTTCTGAGACTAAAGGGCTACGGGCTGTTTAAGGGGATGTCCACAATCCAAAAGAATCagcttgcagttttttttctcttaaacagtgccactcttgtccatatctggtattgcagcttacccCCATTGCCCTGAATGCTGCATACCAGATACGGCCTATAGGAAAGTTTGTCCAAAACAGAGCTAACAATATAGTTGACTGATCTAATTCTGCGGCCGCTGCTCCGGGAAGCTCGGGGTTTGTAGATTTAGCAGCAGCACCCAGAAGTACCAATTAATGACTTTCATCACCTCTTCAGATCAGGACTGGCTTTGCCATCCTGAGACCCCAGGTGAGGCAGGGTGAAGCCTCCATGTTTCTGTGCGCCGGTTTGAACATGTGACTCCATTGTCTTTCAGAGTTCACGGCAATGAGGTTCAGGGCAGAGACTGCGGGGATGAAGTCTCCAACTGGATCAACAGCTTCTTAAAGAGATCGCAGATGTATCGTCTCGTTTACTTTGAAGACACAATGAAGCCCAGAGATCCAAAGAAGGAGTTTTCTCTCTATACTGAGAGTGGCAAGGTGAGCGGCGGAGGGGGaagttaaaggggaactccagatAACAGCTGAGCAGCTCATACACAGGCTAACATAGCGATGGAACTAATCCTTCTGTGCCCCGTGACATACACCCATCATGGGGAGGAAAGGGTTGAGGGGTCAATTATCTAGGGCATATAGATGGTACGGGCTCAGTAGCTGAGACCATGCCATCTGTGACCtacagctggcctcccgctgcaacagcaaggATCAGTGAGCAACCCCACCACTGCTGCATCAGCAAGGATCAGTGAGAACCGCCCCCGCCCCGCCCACTGCAACAGCAAGGATCAGTGAGAACCGCCCCCGCCCACTGCAACAGCAAGGATCAGTGAGAACCCCTACTGTAAacaccttacatgccacaatcaatttttttttttttagagcctTTGAAAAGGGGAGGTGAAAATGCCAAAAGGGGTTAATATAGGGTTGTCCTTTGATTTATAAAGGAACCTGTGCAAAGTTTGCTTCGTTATCAGTGGTGGGAGGAGTCCAATcccccatacatacatacatacatacatacatacatacatacatacatacatactcactcactcactcactcactcactcactcactcactcacaagACCTGTGGGTGTAAGATTCCACTTGTGAGAACATCATTTCACTGGTCGGGTGATAGAACCCAACATTAATACACGGTAAGTAATTGCATCGCATGTAGTTCAACATTCatccccagagctgcattcacaattctactTCTACTCTGAGAAGTATCAGGCTAGAGTATAGGTATCATATGGGGAGTCCATGTGGCTGTAGTGGGATCCCTAGAGAGATGGAAGGCCACTTGTAGATCGAGGAAAACCTAGGATAGGTAAATGGATAGATGCACACATAAAAAAGTAGAATGCCTAGTGGGTCAGATGCCCTTGGTGCGGAGTGCCAGAGATGGTATTAACTGGCCTCTGTGCCCTGGCCATGGTATTGAGGGTGAGATCAGCATGCTTAATCTCTGCTGCATCAGAACTCTTTCCATGGCAGGTGGTTAGGCAAGTgccagtgtcaggcagcagctgaaagaggcctaatattTTTATCGTTGTTATAAAGATCCCACCATCTACTTTCACCACTTTTTAGGCTATGAGACCCAAGATGCTGCTCTGCTGGTTTACTAGGAGCACAGAGAATGACCCGCTGTGATGCATTGTGGGAGATATACATTGGGTATGGCAGACAGACAGTAGTTCAATTCACTTTCTCCTCCAAGAAACCAATGTACGAGTTCATGACTGTTGTGCCAGTACGCTTCAGCTGGTGGAATCCtgagtgcagctttggatgtgactggaggagaGGCCCTCATAGAACTCAACATCAGTGGAAGGATAAAATGTTGATCCGTTCGAAATTGTCCCTTAactgatggaaacaacacagaccTTCCAGGGGTTGCAGTTACCGGCACGGCTAGACGGCTACCTGTGAAATGCAGAATACCGGCTTGGGAAAGCTTCCATGGATtgctaaagggttaaaatgttgttCTTGCTGTATCTTCCCAGCACCCGTCTGATGCTCCTGGTCATCAGAAGTAGAAGAACGTGGCTGCTGACTACTAAAAACAGCGCTGCGCCTGCCTGTCGTTGGGTCTCATATTGCAGTTCATTTTCATTCCTTTTTAAgagtggagctgcaataccacagacAACCTGCTGAAAGAGGTGGCGCTGTTCTTCTAGAAAGCAGACttgtttttttctaatcctgtacaactcATTTTAATTGTGAACTTGGGGTTTTCTTTGTCTCCTGCAGGTGGCGTATCCAGATCTTGCCCCCATTCTGCTGATCTCTGAGGCCTCAGTAGAGAATGTAAACGCCAAACTGGAAAAGAAAGTCTCCACTAGAAACTTTCGCCCCAATATTGTGGTTTCTGGATGTGACGCGTTTGCGGAGGTATAATTCATAGTAGTTTGTTCTTCATATTAACCGTCCACCAGTGTCCTCTACTATACGGGTAGGTCAGCGACTATCAGCCCTGTGATGTGGGGTCTCCAATGAACTGCTTACATTCAGCGTTTGCCTACAGCTGCCACTAGGGGCTGCAGAGGTTTACAACTCCCACTGCATTCAGATCCACATacactgagctccctctagtggtggctgcaggcaaatGCTATGAATCTCTACAGGGAAGCAGCTCACAAACTCTGGCACTTCGTGGTTGGAGTGTATACGGGTGCTGCCACTAGATAACTGAGAAGTGGTCCGCTTTATGTGCTTCTCGTTCTCTGTAGGCATATACAGAAGCTTTTATTTTCTGGGGCAGTGAATCATTTTTAATCTTTGCCCCATTCTGAAAGAAAACTGAGCCTTGTGTTCAGCTAAACCCCATTATTGCTATCCAAGCttaaggcagtacagcagggtactagagcctccatgcccgtatcacatcttgtatccaagctagaggtggtacaacagggtactagaacctccatgcccgcctgtatcacatctagtatccaagctagaggtggtacaacagggtactagagcctccatgcccgcccgtattccatcttgtatccaggctagaggtggtacaacagggtactagagcctccatgcccgcccgtattccatcttgtatccaggctagaggtggtacaacagggtactagagcctccatgcccacctgtatcacatctagtatccaagccagaggtggtacaacagggtactagaacctccatgcccacctgtatcacatctagtatccaagccagaggtggtacaacagggtactagtgtctccctacaaggggtcaggtcTCCACAATTAATGATCCtactgctctgatattgtaattttgATACAAGTCAGTGATTACAATCACacggaaagtttcattccattccgataACTTTCAGGGGTGggctgttactgacaatgagtgtgtataggtacaggtaagcatatatttggtgggcgctttgcttcactcattaggagagctttaaactagaacaatatgggaagggaagtgagaggcaaaaatatacagctaattaaggccgtctgcagacagccgggtcggatcccgctgcaagaattctcgcagcgggatgcggtcccgtgcccctgcagagacctgcgtcTCCTCTGCGCTgtatgccggctgccggccagccggtgcatgcgctgAGCGGAGCCGGCCCGACACTGAcacttctgtgcgggcctctgcgggaCCCTCACAGAAATGGAACATGCCGTGACTTGTCTTCTGCGTGtgctttcacgcggacaaatcgcggctgtgtgcataggattacatcttgcaatgcaatcctatgcaggcacgGGTGAAAGTTCTGTGGgacatcccgctgcagaatttccgcccgtgtgctggGGGcctaatacatttgagaaccctgCTATTAGAAGTGAGaaggaagaacaaagacaaaaaatcttAAGGCAAGTacaggagcaagagaccccgatcacaaactaacatgttcctacacaaatgcacagagcatgggaaacaaacaaggagaattggagctcagaacacaggaagagaagtaTGATGTCATTGGCATCACGGAAacatggtgggatgatacacatgattggatacaacttatttataagaaacagacctgatGCTGGGTGCtggtcccccttttttttttttctttagtgcagTGTCCTGAGTGCTTCTGGGATTCACTCAGGATCCTTGCTGGAACCTCAGTCAGAGACCAACGGGTGTCACAGACCCTTAGTTTTGGCCTCATTGGGGGTCTTGTGCCAGGATCTCAGTGGGTGACTTGGTGCTTTACACGGATGTCTCCTTGCAAGCACTGGCATGCATTAGGGAACTGTTATCTATGTGACTGCCCACATATTGGATGCTATGCTTGCTCAGTAAGGGCAGGCAAACACAGGAACTGAAGTACAATGTGGTCACCAGGCTTACGAAaccatatatatttattacacctATGACCTGAAAAGAAAAATTGGCTGTGCAGATATGGAAAAAGGAGCAGTAGAAAATATATGAATAACGCTAGAGTTTTGACCCTGGCTGTAACTAATAATCATGACACAAAACAACATATTTCACACTCTACCATTGGTACACAAGTATAACTATGCAAGTAAAGTCTCTGAAGGTGATGTGAGCTCATTATGGCACAATGccacacaggtttttttttttgttagcaaAGAGTCTGACCAAAGGACCTGTACAAATAAGATGAGCAGTCTTGGCTTGTGTCTGTGAAAGCTACTAGAACTGTGGGTCATCCAACTGAATAACACAGTATGTCCCTGACTAGCAGGCCTGCTTGCTATCTTACACCAGTTCTTTGTATCCTGACCAttatcagtacatgtgagcaggtcttgcaggtCCTTACTAAATGCTATTAATACCATGTCTGTGTCCTCTTACCttctctctggtatttatctagtgcaaattaagtttacAATGTTTGCCTCCCATGTGAtcgtgtgtatttattaaaaacctctttagatttgttccattttgcctgaggaaggatccagagatgtccaaaagctcgctataacatgtgtttttgttagccattaaaaggtctcatatctacaacattacttggcttctcttactgagaacaatcacattttgttctactggcgacaccggaccaacccccccctttttttttttttctgtgtttatcCAGGATACATGGAATGAAATCCAGATTGGTAGCCAGGTAACTCTGAAGCGCGTCATGCCTTGTCCCAGGTCAGTACCTCTAATATAGAAAAGAGTCCATGCTGGTATGACTGACCTCACTGACTCCTGGTGTCTTTTGGTGGACAGATGTATCCTGACCACTGTGGATCCTGATACTGGAATTATTAATATGAAGGAGCCACTGGAAACACTGCGCAGGTTGGTGATCTGCTCTAATAGGGAATGCAATGACAATACTGCGCAATTTAGTTTCAtacaatggtagaattggaagggacctccagggtcatcgggtccaaccccctgctcagtgcaggatacattaaatgatcccagacagatatttgtccagcctttgtttgaacacttccattgaaggagaactccccacctcccgtggtaacctgttccactcattgatcaccctcgctgtctaatatctaatccgtgtctcctccctttcagtctcatcccattgcttctagtctttccttgtgcagatgagaatagggctgatccctctgcactgtgacagcccttcagatatttgtagaccgctattaaaggggttgtcccgcggcagcaagtgggtctatacacttctgtatggccatattaatgcactttgtaatgtacattgtgcattaattatgagccatacagaagttataaaaagttttttacttacctgctccgttgctagcgtcctcgttcccatggagccgactaattttcgccctccgatggccaaattagccgcgcttgcgcagtccgggtcttctgcagtcttctatggagccgctcgtgccagagagcggctccgtgtagctccgccccgtcacgtgccgattccagccaatcaggaggctggaatcggcaatggaccgcacagaagagctgcggtccacggagacagaggatcccg
Above is a window of Eleutherodactylus coqui strain aEleCoq1 chromosome 3, aEleCoq1.hap1, whole genome shotgun sequence DNA encoding:
- the MTARC1 gene encoding mitochondrial amidoxime-reducing component 1 translates to MEAISKHRTLLLLGAAVALTWLYLSRRKRQLRWVGEVSQLFLYPIKSCKGIPLQEAECREYGLKDGQLRDRHWLVVKEDKVHVTARQEPRMVLITATCDGGNLTLAAPEMNDLKIPLTLPKTNAVFACKVHGNEVQGRDCGDEVSNWINSFLKRSQMYRLVYFEDTMKPRDPKKEFSLYTESGKVAYPDLAPILLISEASVENVNAKLEKKVSTRNFRPNIVVSGCDAFAEDTWNEIQIGSQVTLKRVMPCPRCILTTVDPDTGIINMKEPLETLRSYRLCESMDHEIFKSSPLFGQFLKPLKWGTVRVGDPVYQITY